The Streptomyces sp. HSG2 genome has a segment encoding these proteins:
- a CDS encoding WhiB family transcriptional regulator encodes MADFSRLPGPNADLWDWQLLAACRGVDSSLFFHPEGERGAARSARENSAKEVCMRCPVRAECAAHALTVREPYGVWGGLTEDEREELMGRARHRLVSTSNASTEPAPRH; translated from the coding sequence ATGGCAGATTTCTCCCGCCTTCCCGGACCGAACGCGGACCTGTGGGATTGGCAGCTCCTGGCCGCGTGCCGGGGGGTGGACAGCTCTCTCTTCTTCCACCCGGAGGGAGAGCGCGGCGCGGCCCGGAGCGCTCGCGAGAACTCGGCCAAGGAAGTCTGCATGCGCTGCCCGGTCCGCGCCGAGTGCGCGGCCCACGCCCTGACGGTGCGGGAGCCCTACGGCGTGTGGGGCGGGCTGACGGAGGACGAGCGCGAGGAGCTCATGGGTCGGGCCCGTCACCGCCTGGTCTCGACCTCGAACGCGAGCACCGAGCCCGCACCGCGCCACTGA